One Nonomuraea angiospora DNA segment encodes these proteins:
- a CDS encoding amidohydrolase family protein translates to MTWDIAATGQPSREISFTTSEGTWMSVSVTPDGTTIVFDLLGDLYSVPAGGGTATLLLGGPAMHRMPSVSPDGTEILYLSDADGFDNLWVCGIDGSNPRRLTRDTDMLLTDPIWGPDGRSVIAPAIFRAHRKLFSSQIRLFEGPGQGRLLVDVPPSGRDVLEPALSPDGAWLYYTERLVNPKIYVDANHATYSIRRRRLEDGHTDTVVGGFGGAIRAALSPDGRRLAFIRRVMAKTVLFCLDLTGDGRQRPVFDGLDRDNQAVWELQGNYYPRFSWFPDSRHVAIWAGGGLRRIDMDSGEHAPIPFTAECRHTVTEPVRVRHDLAPDKVVARAVRHLAVAPGGQDVAFTALGRLWHTTRGKDAVVPVGDHTLHAVEPAYSRDGRRLAYVEWDDERGSTLRVCRRDRWDQALEVTASSGVLRQPAFSPDGTLIAYRLQEHDVQLGGSSARPGLYVVSSGGGEPRYLGPADDAPAFGPDGSRVYATAVDSSGDMPVEVLFSVDLRGGDRRVHARAADPDTYELRLSPDRGWLAFRNADQYHVIPYRETGHELLVTAETRELPCHRLTEHGGYALAWAADGRSVHWAVGPELHVRETGDWSLIERPSPVKLTVDADVPDGCVALVGGTVITMRGEEVHRQGTVVVRGNRIVAVGQVTVPEDATVIDCSGMTVMPGLIDAHGHIDGGSENGLTPQKQAARFAALAFGVTTNFDPFPSELPSFESTETTQAGLTVGPRWIGTGSAIHGRPQNVFHLYSPIETYADAAGVLGRKKALGALSVKSYKQPARRHRQMLVKAAREHGVNIVVEGETHFYNNISMILDGHTNLEHNLPVATLYDDVVRLMALSGVSNTPTLVVAFGELFGENYMYQRTEVWKDPRVRTYVQACLSGYSPLNTPYEAPPYARAMTTIHVADELYDIGVLAVSRSVNRLDQAGVRINAGSHGEIPGLAMHWEMALLAAGGMPAHRVLRTATINVAESLGVDHQIGSLEAGKLADLIVLRENPLDDIGNSTTVAMTMVNGRLHDAYSLDELAPRRRPRTRFYWELRDTHGIDWCEAWGGGCCT, encoded by the coding sequence ATGACCTGGGACATCGCCGCGACCGGACAGCCCTCGCGGGAGATCTCGTTCACCACCTCCGAGGGCACCTGGATGAGCGTCTCCGTCACCCCCGACGGAACGACGATCGTCTTCGACCTGCTCGGCGACCTCTACTCCGTTCCCGCCGGCGGCGGCACGGCCACCCTGCTGCTGGGCGGCCCGGCGATGCACCGGATGCCGTCCGTCAGCCCGGACGGGACGGAGATCCTCTACCTCAGCGACGCCGACGGGTTCGACAACCTGTGGGTCTGCGGCATCGACGGCTCGAACCCGCGCCGGCTCACGCGGGACACCGACATGCTCCTGACCGACCCCATCTGGGGCCCGGACGGGCGCAGCGTGATCGCGCCGGCCATCTTCCGCGCGCACCGCAAGCTCTTCTCCTCCCAGATCCGCCTCTTCGAGGGCCCCGGACAGGGCCGGCTCCTCGTGGACGTGCCGCCGAGCGGGCGCGACGTGCTGGAACCCGCGCTCTCGCCGGACGGCGCCTGGCTCTACTACACCGAGCGCCTGGTCAACCCCAAGATCTACGTGGACGCCAACCACGCCACCTACTCCATCCGGCGGCGCAGGCTGGAGGACGGGCACACCGACACGGTCGTCGGCGGCTTCGGCGGCGCCATCCGGGCGGCCCTCTCCCCCGACGGCAGGCGGCTCGCGTTCATCCGCCGCGTCATGGCCAAGACCGTGCTGTTCTGCCTGGACCTGACCGGCGACGGCAGGCAGCGCCCGGTCTTCGACGGCCTCGACCGCGACAATCAGGCGGTCTGGGAGCTCCAGGGCAACTACTACCCGAGGTTCTCCTGGTTCCCCGACAGCCGCCATGTCGCCATCTGGGCGGGTGGCGGCCTGCGGCGGATCGACATGGACAGCGGCGAGCACGCGCCGATCCCGTTCACCGCCGAGTGCCGCCACACGGTCACCGAGCCGGTCCGCGTCCGGCACGACCTGGCGCCGGACAAGGTGGTGGCGCGCGCGGTGCGGCACCTGGCCGTCGCGCCCGGCGGGCAGGACGTGGCCTTCACCGCGCTGGGCCGGCTCTGGCACACCACCCGGGGCAAGGACGCCGTCGTCCCCGTCGGCGACCACACGCTGCACGCCGTCGAGCCCGCCTACAGCCGCGACGGCCGCCGGCTCGCCTACGTCGAGTGGGACGACGAACGCGGCAGCACGCTGCGAGTGTGCCGGCGGGACCGCTGGGACCAGGCTCTCGAGGTGACCGCGTCGTCCGGGGTGCTGCGCCAGCCCGCCTTCAGCCCCGACGGGACACTGATCGCGTACCGGTTGCAGGAGCACGACGTGCAGCTCGGCGGCTCCTCCGCCCGCCCCGGCCTGTACGTGGTGAGCAGCGGCGGCGGCGAACCCCGCTACCTGGGCCCGGCCGACGACGCCCCGGCCTTCGGCCCGGACGGCTCCCGGGTCTACGCCACCGCCGTGGACTCCTCCGGCGACATGCCTGTCGAGGTGCTCTTCAGCGTGGACCTGCGCGGCGGCGACCGCAGGGTGCACGCCCGCGCGGCCGACCCCGACACCTACGAGCTGCGGCTGAGCCCGGACCGCGGGTGGCTGGCGTTTCGGAACGCCGACCAGTACCACGTCATCCCGTACCGCGAGACCGGCCACGAGCTGCTCGTCACGGCGGAAACCCGCGAGCTGCCCTGCCACCGGCTCACCGAGCACGGAGGCTACGCGCTGGCCTGGGCAGCCGACGGCCGCAGCGTGCACTGGGCGGTCGGGCCGGAGCTGCACGTGCGGGAGACCGGCGACTGGTCACTGATCGAGCGGCCCTCGCCGGTGAAGCTCACCGTGGACGCCGACGTGCCCGACGGGTGCGTGGCGCTGGTCGGCGGCACCGTGATCACGATGCGCGGCGAGGAGGTCCACCGCCAGGGCACGGTCGTCGTACGGGGCAACCGCATCGTCGCGGTCGGGCAGGTCACCGTGCCGGAGGACGCCACCGTCATCGACTGCTCGGGCATGACGGTGATGCCGGGGCTCATCGACGCCCACGGGCACATCGACGGCGGCTCGGAGAACGGCCTGACCCCGCAGAAGCAGGCGGCCAGGTTCGCCGCGCTGGCCTTCGGCGTGACCACGAACTTCGACCCGTTCCCCTCCGAGCTGCCGAGCTTCGAGAGCACGGAGACCACGCAGGCCGGGCTGACGGTCGGTCCCCGCTGGATCGGCACCGGCTCGGCCATCCACGGCCGTCCGCAGAACGTCTTCCACCTCTACAGCCCGATCGAGACCTACGCGGACGCCGCGGGCGTGCTGGGCAGGAAGAAGGCCCTGGGCGCGCTGAGCGTCAAGAGCTACAAGCAGCCCGCGCGCCGGCACCGGCAGATGCTGGTCAAGGCCGCCCGGGAACATGGCGTCAACATCGTCGTAGAAGGCGAGACGCACTTCTACAACAACATCAGCATGATCCTGGACGGCCACACCAACCTCGAGCACAACCTGCCCGTCGCGACCCTCTACGACGACGTGGTGCGGCTCATGGCCCTGTCCGGCGTGTCCAACACGCCCACGCTGGTGGTCGCGTTCGGCGAGTTGTTCGGCGAGAACTACATGTACCAGCGGACCGAGGTGTGGAAGGACCCCCGGGTCCGCACGTATGTCCAGGCCTGCCTGAGCGGCTACAGCCCGTTGAACACGCCGTACGAGGCGCCGCCCTACGCGCGGGCCATGACCACGATCCACGTGGCCGACGAGCTGTACGACATCGGCGTCCTGGCCGTCTCCCGCTCGGTCAACCGGCTCGACCAGGCGGGCGTGCGGATCAACGCCGGTTCGCACGGCGAGATCCCGGGGCTGGCCATGCACTGGGAGATGGCCCTGCTGGCCGCGGGTGGGATGCCGGCGCATCGGGTGCTGCGGACCGCGACCATCAACGTGGCCGAGAGCCTCGGGGTGGATCACCAGATCGGCTCGCTCGAAGCAGGCAAGCTCGCCGACCTGATCGTGCTGCGCGAGAACCCTCTCGACGACATCGGCAACTCCACCACCGTGGCGATGACGATGGTCAACGGGCGGCTCCACGACGCCTACTCGCTGGACGAGCTGGCCCCGCGACGAAGGCCTAGAACCAGGTTCTACTGGGAGCTGCGCGACACCCACGGCATCGACTGGTGCGAGGCGTGGGGCGGCGGCTGCTGCACCTGA